One window of the Candidatus Microbacterium colombiense genome contains the following:
- a CDS encoding ABC transporter permease, with amino-acid sequence MSVQTLDDQPRTLSVVSWKTPIIFSVATVLVGLLPLLVPRAGDATFRLTAGSEILALPDVVVPGTPAAWVAVVIGAAITVAAYMLAARRRPVPLWLTAVFVIALIFGFLAWAAAGSSGTLPMIGLLSGALALATPLIFGALGGVIGERAGVVNIAIEAQLLAGAFTAAIVASSVGTPWAGLIAAMVAGVLVALVLGVFAITYHVDQVIVGVVLNVLVIGVTTFLFRQVLAPNQETLNTVTPFEVIPIPLLSEIPILGPILFQQTIVVYLMYAVVFIVWFGMYRTRWGLRMRAVGEHPQAADTVGINVARTRYMNVLIAGAIAGMGGAFYTLVSVPRFNPEMTAGAGFIALAAVIFGKWDPIKATLAALLFGFATNLQGVLSVIGSPVPSQFMLMLPYIVTIFAVAGLVGKSRAPAADGQPYIKS; translated from the coding sequence ATGAGCGTCCAGACCCTCGATGACCAGCCCCGTACCCTGAGCGTCGTCTCCTGGAAGACGCCCATCATCTTCAGCGTCGCCACCGTGCTCGTCGGACTGCTGCCGCTGCTCGTGCCCCGCGCAGGTGACGCGACGTTCCGGCTCACCGCCGGAAGCGAGATCCTGGCGCTGCCCGACGTGGTGGTGCCCGGCACCCCCGCCGCCTGGGTGGCTGTCGTCATCGGCGCGGCGATCACGGTCGCCGCGTACATGCTCGCCGCGAGGCGGCGCCCCGTTCCACTCTGGCTGACAGCGGTCTTCGTGATCGCCCTCATCTTCGGATTCCTCGCCTGGGCGGCCGCCGGCAGCTCCGGAACGCTCCCGATGATCGGTCTGCTCAGCGGAGCGCTCGCGTTGGCGACGCCGCTCATCTTCGGTGCGCTGGGTGGCGTGATCGGTGAGCGCGCGGGTGTGGTGAACATCGCGATCGAGGCGCAGCTGCTCGCCGGTGCGTTCACGGCCGCGATCGTCGCCTCCAGCGTCGGAACCCCCTGGGCCGGTCTGATCGCGGCGATGGTCGCCGGCGTGCTCGTCGCGCTCGTGCTGGGCGTGTTCGCGATCACGTACCACGTGGATCAGGTCATCGTCGGTGTCGTGTTGAACGTGCTCGTCATCGGTGTGACGACCTTCCTCTTCCGTCAGGTGCTCGCTCCCAACCAGGAGACGCTCAACACCGTCACTCCGTTCGAGGTCATCCCGATCCCGCTGCTCAGCGAGATCCCGATCCTCGGACCGATCCTCTTCCAGCAGACGATCGTCGTCTACCTGATGTACGCCGTCGTGTTCATCGTCTGGTTCGGGATGTACCGCACCCGGTGGGGGCTGCGCATGCGCGCGGTCGGCGAGCACCCGCAGGCGGCCGACACCGTGGGCATCAACGTGGCGCGCACGCGCTACATGAACGTGCTGATCGCCGGTGCGATCGCCGGTATGGGCGGGGCGTTCTACACGCTCGTCTCGGTGCCGCGATTCAACCCCGAGATGACGGCCGGCGCCGGATTCATCGCCCTCGCCGCGGTGATCTTCGGCAAGTGGGACCCGATCAAGGCGACGCTCGCGGCGCTGCTGTTCGGGTTCGCAACCAACCTGCAGGGTGTCCTGAGCGTCATCGGCTCCCCGGTGCCGAGCCAGTTCATGCTGATGCTGCCGTACATCGTGACGATCTTCGCGGTGGCAGGGCTCGTGGGCAAGTCGCGGGCTCCCGCGGCCGACGGCCAGCCGTACATCAAGTCCTAG
- a CDS encoding cytidine deaminase has product MTDIDWDELRQVATDAMTKAYAPYSRYRVGAAALVGDGRIVAGCNVENASYGVTLCAECALVGDLHMSGGGQLVAFVCVNNDGQTIMPCGRCRQLLYEHAMPGMLLETVSGIRTIDEVLPDAFGPRDLEDAR; this is encoded by the coding sequence ATGACCGATATCGACTGGGACGAGCTCCGTCAGGTCGCGACCGATGCGATGACCAAGGCGTACGCTCCGTACTCCCGGTATCGCGTCGGCGCTGCGGCGCTGGTCGGAGACGGACGCATCGTGGCGGGCTGCAACGTCGAGAACGCCTCGTACGGGGTGACCCTGTGCGCGGAGTGCGCGCTGGTCGGCGATCTGCACATGTCCGGCGGTGGCCAGCTGGTGGCGTTCGTCTGCGTCAACAACGACGGACAGACGATCATGCCCTGTGGGCGGTGCCGTCAGCTGCTGTACGAACACGCGATGCCCGGGATGCTGCTGGAGACCGTCTCCGGCATCCGCACGATCGATGAGGTGCTGCCCGACGCGTTCGGGCCGCGCGACCTGGAGGACGCACGATGA
- a CDS encoding alpha/beta hydrolase produces the protein MQKKRGRRALRWILGSVGAVLVLAIGGILIWSQVGVMPAEPGPLADVRDNPAITVEDSPQGIVLAPAEGGSEIGVVFIPGAKVDPWGYAAILQGLAEDGMTVVITRPWLNLAFFDLRGLDSFTSAAPDIDTWAVGGHSLGGVRACQLAADADALLLFGSYCATDISETDLAVLSLAGSEDGLSTPEKIADARHLLPADAELVEIPGASHASFGDYGPQAGDGTPTISEDEMHRTVTDLVDAFVSESLPSR, from the coding sequence ATGCAGAAGAAGCGTGGCCGGCGGGCGCTCCGCTGGATTCTCGGAAGTGTCGGCGCCGTGCTCGTGCTCGCGATCGGCGGCATCCTGATCTGGAGCCAGGTGGGTGTGATGCCCGCCGAGCCCGGTCCTCTCGCGGACGTGCGCGACAACCCCGCCATCACCGTGGAAGACTCCCCGCAAGGAATCGTCCTCGCCCCGGCGGAGGGCGGATCCGAGATCGGTGTGGTGTTCATCCCGGGCGCCAAGGTCGATCCGTGGGGCTATGCGGCGATCCTGCAGGGACTCGCCGAAGACGGGATGACCGTCGTGATCACGCGCCCCTGGCTGAATCTGGCGTTCTTCGACCTCCGGGGGCTCGATTCGTTCACCTCCGCAGCCCCCGACATCGACACCTGGGCCGTCGGTGGGCACTCTCTGGGCGGAGTCCGGGCATGTCAGCTCGCGGCCGATGCCGACGCGCTCCTCCTGTTCGGCTCGTACTGCGCGACCGACATCTCCGAGACCGACCTCGCGGTACTGAGTCTCGCCGGATCGGAGGACGGCCTGTCCACTCCGGAGAAGATCGCCGATGCGCGGCACCTGCTGCCCGCAGACGCCGAGCTGGTCGAGATTCCCGGCGCATCCCACGCGTCGTTCGGCGACTACGGCCCGCAGGCGGGCGACGGCACCCCCACGATCTCCGAGGACGAGATGCACCGGACGGTCACCGACCTCGTGGATGCCTTCGTGAGTGAGTCCCTGCCGAGCCGCTGA
- a CDS encoding thymidine phosphorylase: protein MTVEPYDAVDVIRSKRDGGVVAEPALRWMIDAYTRGYVSDAQMASFAMAIFQRGMERDEIRVLTDAMIASGERMSFASLGKKTVDKHSTGGVGDKITLPLAPLVAVFGVAVPQLSGRGLGHTGGTLDKLESIPGWRAALSNEEMFAQMQGEVGAVICAAGSGLAPADKKLYALRDVTGTVEAIPLIASSIMSKKIAEGTDALVLDVKFGSGAFMQDIDRARELARTMVALGTDSGVATTALLTDMNVPLGRAIGNANEVRESVEVLAGGGPSDVRELTIALAREMLALAGQPDADVEAALDDGRAMDGWKAMIRAQDGDPDAPLPTARESHVVTAPKDGVLARLDALPFGVSAWRLGAGRARAEDPVIFEAGIDLHAKPGDRVIAGQPLFTLSAADEARFPRALEALEGAWEIGSEAPAAGPIVRERITA, encoded by the coding sequence ATGACCGTTGAGCCCTATGACGCGGTGGATGTCATCCGCTCCAAGCGTGATGGCGGTGTCGTGGCAGAGCCCGCGCTGCGGTGGATGATCGACGCGTACACCCGCGGCTACGTCTCGGACGCGCAGATGGCCTCGTTCGCGATGGCGATCTTCCAGCGCGGCATGGAGCGCGATGAGATCCGCGTGCTCACCGACGCGATGATCGCGTCGGGGGAGCGGATGAGCTTCGCCTCCCTCGGCAAGAAGACGGTCGACAAGCACTCCACGGGTGGTGTCGGTGACAAGATCACCCTGCCGCTCGCCCCGCTGGTCGCGGTGTTCGGCGTGGCGGTGCCGCAGCTGAGCGGCCGCGGTCTCGGGCACACCGGCGGCACGCTCGACAAGCTCGAGTCGATCCCCGGCTGGCGTGCAGCGCTGAGCAACGAGGAGATGTTCGCGCAGATGCAGGGCGAGGTGGGCGCAGTCATCTGCGCCGCGGGCTCCGGGCTCGCCCCCGCCGACAAGAAGCTGTACGCCCTGCGCGACGTCACCGGAACCGTCGAGGCCATCCCGCTGATCGCGTCGAGCATCATGTCGAAGAAGATCGCCGAAGGCACGGATGCTCTGGTGCTCGACGTCAAGTTCGGCTCCGGCGCGTTCATGCAGGACATCGATCGTGCGCGCGAGCTCGCCCGCACGATGGTGGCCCTCGGCACGGACTCCGGCGTGGCGACGACCGCGCTCCTCACCGACATGAACGTGCCGCTCGGGCGCGCGATCGGCAACGCCAACGAAGTGCGCGAGTCGGTCGAGGTGCTCGCCGGCGGCGGCCCCTCCGATGTGCGTGAGCTCACGATCGCGCTCGCCCGCGAGATGCTCGCCCTCGCAGGACAGCCGGACGCCGACGTGGAGGCCGCGCTCGACGACGGTCGCGCCATGGACGGGTGGAAGGCCATGATCCGTGCGCAGGACGGCGATCCGGACGCGCCCCTGCCGACGGCGCGCGAGTCGCATGTGGTCACCGCACCGAAGGACGGCGTGCTCGCCCGCCTGGACGCTCTCCCGTTCGGCGTCTCCGCCTGGCGTCTCGGGGCCGGTCGTGCCCGTGCCGAGGATCCCGTGATCTTCGAGGCCGGCATCGATCTGCACGCGAAGCCGGGTGATCGAGTGATCGCGGGGCAGCCGCTGTTCACGCTGTCCGCGGCCGACGAGGCGCGCTTCCCGCGTGCGCTCGAGGCTCTCGAGGGCGCGTGGGAGATCGGCTCCGAGGCTCCCGCCGCCGGTCCGATCGTGCGCGAGCGCATCACGGCCTAG
- a CDS encoding polysaccharide deacetylase family protein: protein MTRGRRRRGGGATVVGALIGVGVLVVGGLAAAAAVWMNRTPEEPTPRAAGPMVERPLTPAQQLVADADDPLACAVTFLGDGVVEDPMLQWQNDLYRGLPIPAQEGRVFAGWYSSADAGAHLDAASRVNGADPVICEDQEVELFGAWTTPEANAAQGTEVPILMYHQFTSDPEGEHGWLRGNYAYVGDFDAHMQHISSTGFYLPTWDELSAFIDGRLFLPARSVIVTDDDADQTWFDLAAPVVEKYHVLSTSFMITAYRQDPPPSIYVLRRSHTHDMHQAGDNGKGRMVNWTAEQIAADLNASADVLGVREVIAYPFGHYDDTAKQGVAMAGFEMARTIEPGYVRIGTDKLALPVVRIDYGMGLDALISRIG, encoded by the coding sequence GTGACTCGGGGGAGGCGGCGTCGCGGGGGCGGCGCCACGGTCGTCGGCGCACTCATCGGCGTCGGAGTGCTCGTGGTGGGTGGACTCGCCGCGGCAGCGGCCGTGTGGATGAACCGGACGCCCGAAGAGCCGACCCCGAGGGCCGCGGGGCCGATGGTGGAGCGTCCGTTGACCCCGGCGCAACAGCTCGTGGCCGACGCCGATGATCCACTCGCGTGCGCGGTGACGTTTCTCGGCGACGGGGTCGTCGAAGACCCGATGCTGCAGTGGCAGAACGACCTGTACCGGGGGCTTCCCATCCCGGCGCAGGAGGGACGCGTGTTCGCGGGCTGGTATTCCTCGGCGGATGCCGGTGCCCACCTCGACGCCGCGTCGAGGGTCAACGGCGCCGATCCGGTGATCTGCGAAGATCAGGAGGTCGAGCTCTTCGGCGCGTGGACCACCCCCGAGGCGAACGCGGCGCAGGGCACCGAGGTGCCGATCCTGATGTACCACCAGTTCACCTCCGACCCCGAGGGCGAACACGGGTGGCTGCGGGGCAACTATGCGTACGTCGGAGACTTCGATGCCCACATGCAGCACATCTCATCGACCGGCTTCTACCTGCCGACGTGGGATGAGCTGAGCGCGTTCATCGACGGAAGGCTCTTCCTCCCCGCGCGTTCGGTGATCGTCACCGACGACGATGCCGATCAGACGTGGTTCGATCTGGCGGCTCCCGTGGTGGAGAAGTACCACGTGTTGTCGACGTCGTTCATGATCACGGCCTATCGCCAGGATCCGCCCCCGTCGATCTATGTGCTGCGCCGCTCGCACACGCACGACATGCACCAGGCCGGCGACAACGGCAAGGGTCGCATGGTCAACTGGACGGCCGAACAGATCGCGGCCGATCTGAACGCCTCGGCAGACGTGCTCGGGGTGCGAGAGGTGATCGCGTACCCTTTCGGGCATTACGACGACACAGCCAAGCAGGGCGTCGCGATGGCCGGATTCGAGATGGCACGCACGATCGAGCCCGGGTACGTGCGGATCGGTACCGACAAGCTCGCCCTCCCCGTCGTGCGCATCGATTACGGGATGGGACTCGACGCGCTGATCTCGCGCATCGGCTGA
- a CDS encoding SDR family oxidoreductase: protein MTRVLITGGGGFLGRHVASALLARDDVEHIVSADVRTGAPRDGVHDVLLDVTDAAALAPLLREHRIDSVVHLAAIVAPGRDVELEYLVDVTGTAHVLAACVETGVRRIVVSSSGAAYGYHADSPEWIDEDQPLRGNDAFPYSRHKRLVEEMLAEYRTSHPALEQVVFRIGTILGPTVQNQITALWDGRRILRIAGSDSPFVFIWVDDVAGAMARAATDGPTGAFNVAGDGRLTVTEIADRLGKSTLTLPAGVLAVVLRIGQWLHLTVHGPEKVPFLRYRPVLANTRLKEQFGFVPARTSREAFEAYLDTHPAVASRPTT from the coding sequence GTGACACGCGTCCTGATCACCGGTGGCGGCGGATTCCTGGGCCGGCACGTGGCCTCGGCACTGCTCGCGCGCGACGATGTCGAGCACATCGTCTCCGCCGATGTGCGAACCGGCGCCCCGCGGGACGGGGTGCACGATGTGCTCCTCGATGTCACCGACGCCGCCGCACTCGCCCCGCTGCTGCGCGAGCACCGGATCGACTCGGTCGTCCACCTCGCCGCGATCGTCGCTCCCGGGCGCGACGTCGAGCTCGAGTACCTCGTCGATGTGACGGGAACCGCGCACGTGCTCGCGGCCTGCGTCGAGACCGGCGTGCGCCGGATCGTGGTCTCGAGCTCCGGTGCCGCGTATGGCTACCACGCGGACAGCCCCGAGTGGATCGATGAGGACCAGCCGCTGCGCGGCAACGACGCCTTCCCCTACTCGCGCCACAAACGGCTGGTCGAGGAGATGCTCGCCGAGTACCGCACATCGCATCCGGCGCTGGAACAGGTGGTGTTCCGGATCGGGACGATCCTGGGCCCGACCGTGCAGAACCAGATCACCGCACTGTGGGATGGCCGTCGCATCCTGCGGATCGCCGGCTCCGACTCCCCCTTCGTGTTCATCTGGGTCGACGACGTGGCCGGTGCGATGGCGCGTGCGGCGACGGACGGCCCCACCGGGGCGTTCAACGTCGCCGGAGACGGACGCCTGACGGTCACCGAGATCGCCGACCGCCTGGGCAAGAGCACTCTCACCCTCCCCGCCGGCGTGCTCGCGGTCGTGCTGCGGATCGGACAGTGGCTGCACCTCACGGTGCACGGGCCGGAAAAGGTCCCTTTCCTGCGCTACCGCCCGGTGCTCGCGAACACCCGCCTCAAGGAGCAGTTCGGGTTCGTCCCTGCGCGCACCAGCCGCGAAGCCTTCGAGGCGTATCTGGACACACATCCGGCGGTCGCGTCGCGCCCGACCACGTAG
- a CDS encoding adenosine deaminase, whose amino-acid sequence MSIDANGDVTIQGASLRSLPKVSLHDHLDGAVRPATIVELADAVGLELPETDAARLARWVAKKSDSGSLVEYLKTFDVTIGVMQTAEGLTRVAREFVQDLAADGVIYGEMRWAPEQHLTRGLTLEQTVEAVQQGIEEGEDAADRAGHSIRVGQLITAMRHTARSREIAELAVAFRGRGAVGFDIAGPEDGFPASGHRAAFDYLAENFFPVTVHAGEAAGLASIRSALVDGRALRLGHGVRIAEDLQVITEEGDEVQVQFGDLARWVRDREIPLELSPSSNLQTGAITAWGKTLADHPFDLLYQLGFSVTVNVDNRTMSGTSLTRELALLVEAFEYDLDDLEAFQFNAASAAFLPVEEREELVEMIAEGFAG is encoded by the coding sequence ATGTCGATCGACGCGAACGGCGATGTCACGATCCAGGGCGCATCCCTGCGGAGCCTGCCGAAGGTGTCGCTTCACGACCATCTCGACGGAGCGGTGCGTCCGGCGACCATCGTCGAGCTCGCGGATGCCGTGGGGCTGGAACTGCCCGAGACCGATGCCGCGCGCCTGGCGCGCTGGGTCGCCAAGAAGAGCGATTCCGGCTCGCTGGTCGAGTATCTGAAGACGTTCGACGTCACGATCGGCGTCATGCAGACCGCCGAGGGGCTCACCCGGGTCGCGCGCGAGTTCGTGCAGGATCTCGCCGCCGACGGCGTGATCTACGGTGAGATGCGCTGGGCTCCTGAGCAGCACCTGACGCGCGGGCTCACCCTGGAGCAGACGGTCGAAGCCGTGCAGCAGGGCATCGAGGAGGGCGAGGACGCCGCCGACCGCGCCGGCCACAGCATCCGCGTCGGACAGCTCATCACGGCGATGCGGCACACCGCCCGCTCTCGCGAGATCGCGGAGCTCGCGGTCGCCTTCCGCGGGCGCGGCGCCGTCGGGTTCGACATCGCGGGTCCGGAGGACGGCTTCCCGGCATCCGGCCACCGCGCCGCCTTCGACTACCTGGCCGAGAACTTCTTCCCCGTCACCGTGCACGCGGGCGAGGCTGCCGGACTCGCGTCGATCCGCTCGGCTCTCGTCGACGGACGTGCGTTGCGCCTCGGGCACGGCGTCCGCATCGCCGAGGACCTGCAGGTCATCACCGAGGAGGGTGACGAGGTGCAGGTGCAGTTCGGCGACCTTGCCCGGTGGGTGCGCGATCGGGAGATCCCGCTCGAGCTCTCGCCGTCATCGAACCTGCAGACCGGTGCGATCACCGCGTGGGGCAAGACACTCGCGGACCACCCCTTCGATCTGCTCTATCAGCTCGGGTTCTCCGTGACCGTGAACGTCGACAACCGCACGATGAGCGGCACGTCGCTGACCCGTGAGCTCGCTCTTCTCGTCGAGGCTTTCGAGTACGACCTCGACGATCTCGAGGCGTTCCAGTTCAACGCGGCGTCTGCGGCCTTCCTGCCTGTCGAGGAGCGGGAAGAGCTCGTGGAGATGATCGCCGAGGGCTTCGCCGGCTGA
- a CDS encoding PfkB family carbohydrate kinase codes for MTAASVFIAGPASWNDIIVVDRLPEAVPHMQFAQTSWSTVGGTSAGKALSLAALGRPALLAAATGDDDPGRRIRDALAAAGVDVRWSTGDVTERHVNLMTTRGERVSIYLSAPVAQGASDDSALTAAMSAAEVIVLDLAAEPLRLLPLARRTGRPIWVDVHDYDGVAAFHRPFLEAADAVFCNADRLDDPLGFLHERVDAGASLAVCTLGADGAVAVDSRGVEHRVSAIPVELIDTNGAGDAFFAGVLDAHLAGEPVSEALAAGARAAAVVLRSRHLHPLLDPILG; via the coding sequence ATGACCGCCGCCTCCGTGTTCATCGCCGGCCCCGCCTCCTGGAACGACATCATCGTCGTCGATCGCCTCCCCGAGGCAGTACCGCACATGCAGTTCGCCCAGACCTCGTGGAGCACGGTGGGAGGGACGAGCGCGGGCAAAGCGCTGAGTCTCGCTGCACTCGGGCGTCCGGCGCTGCTCGCCGCCGCGACGGGCGATGACGACCCCGGTCGGCGGATCCGCGACGCTCTCGCCGCCGCCGGCGTCGACGTCCGCTGGTCGACCGGCGATGTGACCGAGCGCCACGTCAATCTGATGACCACCCGCGGAGAGCGCGTGTCGATCTACCTCTCCGCGCCGGTCGCGCAGGGAGCATCGGATGATTCCGCGCTGACGGCAGCCATGAGCGCGGCGGAGGTGATCGTGCTCGACCTGGCGGCTGAGCCTCTGCGTCTGCTGCCGCTCGCCCGACGGACCGGTCGCCCGATCTGGGTCGACGTGCATGACTACGACGGGGTCGCGGCGTTCCATCGTCCTTTCCTCGAGGCGGCCGATGCGGTGTTCTGCAATGCGGACCGGCTCGACGATCCGCTCGGCTTCCTGCACGAGCGCGTCGACGCGGGTGCGTCGTTGGCGGTGTGCACGCTCGGCGCTGACGGCGCCGTCGCCGTGGACTCGCGCGGTGTCGAGCATCGAGTCTCGGCGATCCCCGTCGAGCTCATCGACACGAACGGTGCCGGTGACGCCTTCTTCGCCGGCGTGCTCGATGCGCACCTTGCGGGGGAGCCGGTATCCGAGGCGCTCGCCGCCGGAGCGCGCGCGGCCGCGGTGGTGCTTCGCAGTAGGCATCTGCATCCGCTGCTGGATCCGATCCTCGGCTAG
- a CDS encoding bile acid:sodium symporter family protein, whose amino-acid sequence MNVDDVVLSFTPGTLTILNVVLGLIMFGIALDTSPSDFKVVARHPKPFVIALLAQLLLLPAVTFLLTLMLPVTASMALGMILVACCPPGNISQVLTHRSGGNVALSVSLTAVGNLLYIVAMPLSITFWGSLHPTARELLREVALDPWRMLLEILLIVGLPFALGLLLRARLPALTRRLQPFVKWFSLIALLGFIVAALVGNWAVFVQVLGVIIVVVAVHDAVALALGYGTAVVGGLGTRERKAMTFEVGIRNAGLGLGLVFLFFDGLGGMAIVAGWWGIWDIIAGLVLAGLWARHTRRRRGSASGDATGRTSVEATT is encoded by the coding sequence ATGAACGTCGATGACGTCGTGCTGAGCTTCACTCCGGGCACGCTCACGATCCTGAACGTGGTGCTCGGACTCATCATGTTCGGCATCGCGCTGGACACCTCGCCGTCGGACTTCAAGGTCGTGGCGCGGCATCCGAAGCCCTTCGTGATCGCGCTGCTCGCGCAGCTGCTGCTCCTGCCCGCCGTCACCTTCCTGCTCACCCTGATGCTTCCGGTCACCGCATCGATGGCGCTCGGGATGATCCTCGTGGCCTGCTGTCCCCCCGGCAACATCTCCCAGGTCCTCACCCACCGCTCGGGCGGCAACGTGGCGCTCTCGGTCTCGCTCACCGCCGTCGGAAACCTCCTCTACATCGTGGCGATGCCGCTCAGCATCACGTTCTGGGGCTCGCTGCACCCGACCGCGCGCGAGCTGCTGCGCGAAGTCGCACTCGACCCGTGGAGGATGCTGCTCGAGATCCTCCTGATCGTCGGCCTCCCCTTCGCGCTCGGCCTGCTGCTGCGCGCCCGGCTGCCCGCGCTGACGCGACGCCTCCAGCCGTTCGTGAAATGGTTCAGCCTGATCGCCCTGCTCGGGTTCATCGTCGCGGCGCTCGTGGGCAACTGGGCCGTGTTCGTCCAGGTGCTGGGCGTGATCATCGTCGTCGTCGCGGTGCACGATGCCGTGGCGCTCGCCCTCGGATACGGCACCGCCGTGGTCGGCGGACTCGGCACCAGGGAACGCAAGGCCATGACCTTCGAGGTCGGCATCCGAAACGCCGGCCTCGGGCTCGGCCTGGTCTTCCTGTTCTTCGACGGGCTCGGCGGCATGGCGATCGTCGCAGGCTGGTGGGGGATCTGGGACATCATCGCCGGACTCGTGCTCGCCGGACTCTGGGCACGCCACACCCGGAGGCGCAGGGGATCGGCGTCGGGTGACGCCACCGGCCGCACGAGCGTGGAGGCCACGACGTGA
- a CDS encoding NAD(P)/FAD-dependent oxidoreductase has translation MNTYAVIGAGPSGLAAARALQKRGITIDGYEASHDVGGLWDISNPRSTMYESAHLISSRTTTEFAEFPMRSTVDYPGHRVLHTYFRDYAEHFGLRALFRFDTRVIRLEPQDGGWELTSVGPDGEHSRWYAGVVLANGTLAEPNVPSFPGTFTGELLHTSAYTSPSQLAGKRVLLIGAGNSGCDIAVDAVHHAVSVDMSVRRGYYFVPRYLFGKPSDTLNQGKPLPARLKQALDSRVLRAFTGDPVRFGFPKPDYRIYESHPIVNTLILNHLGQGDLQIRADVERFDGSTVHFRDGSSDDYDLVLLATGYRLDYPFVDRAHLQWRGASPRLFLNMFPASFNGLFVMGMIEASGIGWQGRFEQADLLAAYLHAVEREPAAASRFRSRVTDSPWPDLTGGYRYLGLDRMAYYVNKDAYRGAVRREKQDLEARA, from the coding sequence CTCTGGGACATCTCGAATCCGCGCAGCACCATGTACGAGTCGGCCCACCTGATCTCGTCGCGCACGACCACCGAGTTCGCCGAGTTCCCGATGCGGTCCACGGTGGACTATCCCGGGCACCGCGTGCTGCACACGTACTTCCGCGACTATGCCGAGCACTTCGGGCTGCGAGCACTCTTCCGCTTCGACACCCGCGTCATCCGCCTCGAGCCGCAGGACGGCGGCTGGGAGCTCACGTCGGTCGGACCGGACGGCGAGCACAGCCGCTGGTACGCGGGGGTCGTGCTGGCCAACGGCACCCTCGCGGAGCCGAACGTCCCCTCGTTCCCGGGCACGTTCACCGGCGAGCTCCTGCACACCAGCGCCTACACCTCGCCGTCGCAGCTGGCGGGCAAGCGCGTGCTCCTCATCGGCGCGGGCAACTCCGGCTGCGACATCGCGGTGGATGCCGTGCACCATGCCGTATCCGTCGACATGAGCGTGCGCCGGGGCTACTACTTCGTGCCCCGCTACCTCTTCGGCAAGCCCAGTGACACTCTCAACCAGGGCAAGCCGTTGCCCGCTCGTCTCAAGCAGGCGCTGGACAGTCGCGTCCTGCGCGCCTTCACCGGCGATCCTGTGCGATTCGGATTCCCGAAGCCCGACTATCGGATCTACGAATCCCATCCGATCGTGAACACCCTGATCCTGAACCATCTCGGCCAGGGGGATCTGCAGATCCGCGCCGACGTCGAGCGTTTCGACGGCTCGACGGTGCATTTCCGCGACGGCAGCTCCGACGACTACGACCTGGTGCTGCTCGCCACCGGATACCGGCTCGACTACCCCTTCGTGGATCGCGCGCACCTGCAGTGGCGGGGAGCATCCCCTCGCCTGTTCCTCAACATGTTCCCGGCCTCCTTCAACGGGCTGTTCGTGATGGGCATGATCGAGGCATCGGGCATCGGGTGGCAGGGCCGATTCGAGCAGGCCGACCTCCTCGCCGCCTACCTGCACGCGGTCGAGCGGGAACCGGCCGCCGCCTCCCGCTTCCGGAGCAGGGTGACGGATTCCCCCTGGCCGGACCTCACCGGCGGATATCGCTACCTGGGTCTGGACCGCATGGCGTACTACGTGAACAAGGACGCCTACCGCGGCGCGGTGAGACGCGAGAAGCAGGATCTGGAGGCGCGCGCATGA